From a region of the Neobacillus niacini genome:
- a CDS encoding TVP38/TMEM64 family protein gives MSLKDTTFSKFFFTFIIMVIQNSFTIIPLIIIITINYALFGFFNGLLWSWVTSVIAAGIWFFGSRYFFNDWVQKKTNPELLSKMEQNGLLFVFQARIIPFVPTSLINILSGLSSIKFKHFLVGTMFGNLIFFFVLSLIPAGLMEGNMEQNILLGIALVLVGLVVFYRIRKKQKTRKQVN, from the coding sequence ATGTCATTAAAAGATACCACGTTTTCGAAATTCTTCTTTACTTTCATCATTATGGTGATTCAAAATTCATTTACGATTATTCCTCTCATAATCATCATCACAATAAACTACGCATTGTTCGGGTTTTTTAATGGTCTACTCTGGAGTTGGGTAACAAGTGTTATAGCTGCTGGAATTTGGTTTTTTGGAAGCCGATATTTTTTTAATGATTGGGTACAGAAAAAGACAAATCCGGAACTTTTATCAAAAATGGAGCAAAATGGGCTGCTCTTTGTTTTCCAAGCCCGAATTATTCCATTCGTACCAACAAGCTTAATAAATATTCTCAGTGGCCTAAGTTCCATTAAGTTTAAGCATTTCTTGGTTGGAACCATGTTTGGAAATCTCATATTTTTCTTTGTGTTATCATTGATCCCTGCTGGATTAATGGAAGGGAATATGGAACAAAATATCCTCCTCGGGATTGCACTAGTCCTGGTAGGATTGGTTGTCTTTTATCGTATTAGGAAAAAACAGAAAACTAGGAAACAAGTAAATTAA